The following proteins are co-located in the Anomalospiza imberbis isolate Cuckoo-Finch-1a 21T00152 chromosome Z, ASM3175350v1, whole genome shotgun sequence genome:
- the LOC137464801 gene encoding carbonic anhydrase 9-like isoform X2, translating into MGSPILPPAFPKERVLHGHSHWSYEDLKHWSTDYLDCGGTKQSPINVDTAQAIFSPDLRPIQLSGYSLPASQLLKLKNNGHTVVLDLPDSLALTGGYAQQYRAAQLHLHWGSPSGPGSEHTINGRRFAAEIHVVHYNTKYDSFTEAMVHPDGLAVLGAFLEVGHGENQYYHEILKHLFEIQEVGQETLVPGFNIAGLLPTNLKFYFHYNGSLTTPPCYQTVKWTIFNQTMLLSHHQMSMLVSTLRSPDDEFLQNNYRPVQNLHGRRVLASFQATPSVKHTPGSDDSATAEGHSSSFHAGDVLAVLFGVLFAVTALAFLLYIYKHRSQNTRLDSPTKSKVIYTAASTENTA; encoded by the exons ATGGGATCCCCCATCCTCCCTCCtgcttttccaaaggaaagGGTTTTGCATG gCCACAGCCACTGGAGCTATGAAG ACCTGAAGCACTGGAGTACAGACTACTTGGACTGCGGGGGCACCAAGCAGTCACCCATCAATGTTGACACAGCTCAGGCCATCTTCAGCCCTGACCTGCGGCCAATCCAGCTCTCTGGCTACAGCCTGCCTGCCAGCCAGCTGCTCAAGCTGAAGAACAATGGGCATACAG TTGTCCTTGACCTGCCTGACTCCCTGGCCCTCACTGGTGGCTATGCGCAGCAATACCGAGCTGcacagctgcacctgcactgggGCTCCCCGTCAGGACCCGGCTCGGAGCACACCATCAATGGGCGGCGCTTTGCTGCCGAG ATCCATGTGGTCCACTACAATACCAAGTATGACAGCTTTACAGAGGCCATGGTTCACCCAGATGGCCTGGCTGTACTGGGAGCCTTTCTGGAG GTTGGGCATGGGGAGAACCAATACTACCATGAAATACTTAAGCATCTGTTTGAAATCCAAGAAGTAG GACAAGAAACCTTGGTGCCCGGATTCAACATTGCAGGTCTGCTTCCTACCAACCTGAAATTCTACTTCCACTATAATGGCTCTCTGACCACTCCTCCCTGCTACCAGACAGTCAAATGGACAATCTTCAACCAGACCATGCTGCTCTCTCATCACCAG ATGTCAATGCTGGTTTCAACCCTGAGAAGCCCTGATGACGAGTTTTTGCAGAACAACTACCGGCCAGTGCAGAACCTGCATGGGCGACGGGTGCTGGCGAGTTTCCAGGCCACCCCTTCAGTGAAACACACTCCTG GCAGTGATGATTCAGCAACAGCAG AAGGACACTCCAGCTCATTTCATGCAG GAGatgtgctggctgtgctctTCGGGGTGCTCTTTGCTGTCACAGCACTGGCCT
- the LOC137464801 gene encoding carbonic anhydrase 9-like isoform X1, which produces MNRAALRVSLLLPLLLLPSLGRAGSDQEHGGEETPHSPGKGHSHWSYEDLKHWSTDYLDCGGTKQSPINVDTAQAIFSPDLRPIQLSGYSLPASQLLKLKNNGHTVVLDLPDSLALTGGYAQQYRAAQLHLHWGSPSGPGSEHTINGRRFAAEIHVVHYNTKYDSFTEAMVHPDGLAVLGAFLEVGHGENQYYHEILKHLFEIQEVGQETLVPGFNIAGLLPTNLKFYFHYNGSLTTPPCYQTVKWTIFNQTMLLSHHQMSMLVSTLRSPDDEFLQNNYRPVQNLHGRRVLASFQATPSVKHTPGSDDSATAEGHSSSFHAGDVLAVLFGVLFAVTALAFLLYIYKHRSQNTRLDSPTKSKVIYTAASTENTA; this is translated from the exons ATGAACCGCGCCGCGCTGCGGGTCTCGCTCCTACTCCCGCTtctgctcctgccctccttGGGTCGTGCCGGCTCCGACCAGGAACACGGCGGCGAAGAGACCCCGCATTCCCCGGGGAAAG gCCACAGCCACTGGAGCTATGAAG ACCTGAAGCACTGGAGTACAGACTACTTGGACTGCGGGGGCACCAAGCAGTCACCCATCAATGTTGACACAGCTCAGGCCATCTTCAGCCCTGACCTGCGGCCAATCCAGCTCTCTGGCTACAGCCTGCCTGCCAGCCAGCTGCTCAAGCTGAAGAACAATGGGCATACAG TTGTCCTTGACCTGCCTGACTCCCTGGCCCTCACTGGTGGCTATGCGCAGCAATACCGAGCTGcacagctgcacctgcactgggGCTCCCCGTCAGGACCCGGCTCGGAGCACACCATCAATGGGCGGCGCTTTGCTGCCGAG ATCCATGTGGTCCACTACAATACCAAGTATGACAGCTTTACAGAGGCCATGGTTCACCCAGATGGCCTGGCTGTACTGGGAGCCTTTCTGGAG GTTGGGCATGGGGAGAACCAATACTACCATGAAATACTTAAGCATCTGTTTGAAATCCAAGAAGTAG GACAAGAAACCTTGGTGCCCGGATTCAACATTGCAGGTCTGCTTCCTACCAACCTGAAATTCTACTTCCACTATAATGGCTCTCTGACCACTCCTCCCTGCTACCAGACAGTCAAATGGACAATCTTCAACCAGACCATGCTGCTCTCTCATCACCAG ATGTCAATGCTGGTTTCAACCCTGAGAAGCCCTGATGACGAGTTTTTGCAGAACAACTACCGGCCAGTGCAGAACCTGCATGGGCGACGGGTGCTGGCGAGTTTCCAGGCCACCCCTTCAGTGAAACACACTCCTG GCAGTGATGATTCAGCAACAGCAG AAGGACACTCCAGCTCATTTCATGCAG GAGatgtgctggctgtgctctTCGGGGTGCTCTTTGCTGTCACAGCACTGGCCT